Proteins encoded together in one Penicillium digitatum chromosome 1, complete sequence window:
- a CDS encoding DNA-directed RNA polymerase III subunit Rpc5, translating to MTCSDDDPVVASYDVLLTDSDISRYVFQYVDREHDRPYNDQQNQRPIQLRLKPRTGLVEIEVPISTRENYDVNKGMRYGDAVKKSRSARDGGAYGMAGGFTAGSGTATAGGRVKMEANGDVEILDNKRAVDSASLMRVQSLGGRIKPSEEGDPVYMLATFTDKNLHLSPVTSVVQFHPQLHHLDALDEMPKGKGARAKKDDDDRPIESEARAIDIKVKAAEDGEAAANAGNLDLLKQMQDEKWKTFGWFDAEAEDSWDTYESFMIHKDTEDLPSLESIIDSEDYLDKMSAPRIDPARPDLTGWAMKENRRRQRDGQAGNEAQ from the exons ATGACTTGCTCCGATGATGATCCTGTCGTCGCCTCCTACGACGTTCTCCTCACTGACTCGGATATTTCTCGCTATGTCTTCCAATACGTTGATCGAGAGCATGACCGTCCCTACAATGACCAACAAAATCAACGACCGATTCAACTTCGACTCAAACCGCGCACCGGGCTTGTTGAAATAGAAGTACCCATCAGCACCCGAGAAAATTACGACGTTAACAAGGGAATGCGCTACGGCGATGCGGTGAAGAAGAGCCGTTCAGCGCGCGATGGAGGCGCTTATGGTATGGCAGGTGGCTTCACCGCTGGTAGTGGAACTGCAACTGCAGGGGGAAGAGTTAAGATGGAAGCAAATGGGGATGTGGAGATATTGGATAATAAGAGGGCCGTGGATTCTGCATCATTGATGCGAGTGCAGTCACTCGGAGGTCGGATAAAGCCTTCTGAAGAAGGCGATCCCGTTTATATGCTGGCCACCTTCACAGATA AAAACCTGCATCTCTCACCTGTCACATCGGTTGTCCAGTTTCACCCTCAACTTCACCACCTCGATGCTTTGGATGAGATGCCAAAAGGAAAAGGCGCACGTGCTAAGAAGGATGACGATGACCGTCCTATCGAGAGTGAAGCACGTGCAATTGATATTAAAGTCAAGGCCGCTGAAGATGGTGAAGCGGCTGCAAACGCTGGCAATCTAGACCTTCTTAAGCAAATGCAAGATGAGAAATGGAAAACCTTCGGTTGGTTTGACGCCGAG GCCGAGGATTCTTGGGACACATATGAGAGCTTTATGATTCACAAGGATACCGAAGATCTCCCGTCCTTAGAATCAATCATTGATTCGGAAGACTACCTCGATAAAATGAGCGCTCCTAGGATTGATCCTGCCCGCCCCGACCTGACTGGTTGGGCTATGAAGGAAAATCGCCGGAGACAAAGAGACGGTCAAGCAGGTAACGAGGCTCAATAG
- a CDS encoding signal peptide-containing protein: MATEEERGMHVRVTKPSVSFLPETETSKIVTYDLHHSDLLPVYDFVSQEYLMTGIAVANSYCTRLLLRRPADPSKFSGLVIAEPSHLWGGTTIWRLINRWLMRNGHAWLEVDSQAPAAIDQIKNVDPERYKDMHFIPCRTLEEFSSKIPTFSNAEELWDNYRIFKERWWAATLQSPEILVAASHALRSGQLSLKAENVVLTGLSQTADLIRKFIVESTHLRLPDGGTPFEGFMPCQCDGGNPLPDLRDAKIIEVLGEFELIYIKALYDGSENLPHRRADSRSFRLYEVSGMSHRETRYLSMADKKRLSVIDLEGAQWSTFANSFVYHALFGAMNKWITTGVAPPRGTTIEIDVSGEVERDEYGNALAGVRTVHTDVPTAKIIDVTPQPHPHWHTGTEVPFKDVKLWAIYKTVANYRRQAGEAIQRQIEAGFLLPEDAEVLRRDTIEQVSF; encoded by the exons ATGGCAACTGAGGAAGAACGCGGAATGCACGTGAGAGTTACAAAGCCAAGTGTCTCTTTCCTACCCGAGACCGAAACATCCAAGATCGTCACATATGACCTCCATCACAGTGACTTGCTTCCTGTGTATGATTTCGTCTCCCAGGAATATCTGATGACCGGCATTGCCGTTGCCAACTCGTACTGCACAcgccttcttcttcgtcgccCTGCGGATCCTAGCAAATTTTCCGGTCTCGTTATCGCGGAACCATCTCATCTGTGGGGTGGAACAACCATATGGCGCCTCATTAATCGATGGCTGATGCGCAATG GCCATGCCTGGCTGGAAGTTGATTCGCAGGCACCCGCGGCAATTGACCAGATCAAAAACGTTGATCCCGAACGCTACAAAGACATGCACTTTATCCCTTGTCGTACCCTGGAGGAGTTCTCTAGCAAGATCCCCACCTTCTCTAATGCCGAAGAGCTGTGGGATAACTACAGGATCTTCAAGGAAAGGTGGTGGGCTGCCACTTTGCAGTCGCCGGAGATTCTTGTAGCTGCATCACATGCCTTGAGATCAGGACAGCTAAGTCTCAAGGCCGAGAACGTCGTGCTGACTGGTCTTTCACAAACTGCAGACTTGATAAGAAAGTTCATCGTCGAGTCTACCCATCTCCGACTTCCCGATGGAGGCACCCCATTTGAGGGATTCATGCCATGCCAATGCGATGGTGGAAACCCACTTCCAGATTTGCGCGATGCAAAGATTATTGAGGTTTTAGGTGAATTCGAACTCATTTATATCAAAGCACTCTACGACGGAAGCGAGAACCTTCCCCATCGCCGTGCCGATAGCAGATCATTCCGGCTCTACGAAGTTTCAGGTATGTCTCATCGCGAGACTCGATACCTCTCCATGGCCGACAAGAAGCGTCTGTCGGTTATTGATCTGGAAGGCGCCCAGTGGAGCACATTTGCCAATTCCTTTGTTTACCATGCTCTCTTCGGTGCTATGAACAAATGGATAACGACGGGCGTTGCTCCCCCGCGTGGTACCACGATTGAAATCGACGTTTCCGGGGAGGTTGAGCGAGATGAGTATGGAAATGCGCTTGCTGGAGTCAGAACCGTTCATACAGACGTCCCTACTGCCAAGATCATTGATGTGACCCCTCAGCCACATCCGCATTGGCACACTG GCACCGAGGTCCCTTTTAAAGATGTCAAATTGTGGGCTATTTACAAAACGGTAGCCAACTATCGTCGTCAAGCGGGAGAAGCTATCCAGCGACAGATTGAAGCCGGATTTTTGTTGCCTGAAGACGCCGAGGTTCTGCGTCGTGACACCATTGAGCAAGTCTCCTTTTAA
- a CDS encoding C6 transcription factor, putative, with amino-acid sequence MTQSQSHGLDTLAEGSQYALERLQLAREANAADLPTDPSNNLALKTLQHSHHVLFSENNDSNSGLKDPELRDSLAEARSAIRKNSSATPARRRISRACDQCNQLRTKCDGHNPCAHCVEFGLSCEYARERKKRGKASKKDIAATGITESDAGGDKNNTYVKGQSSNGQSLHESNEHYDRAFDVARTLAEGAQSRLHNTEMAGLSSMRQNQASVQPPSQQQMGSNMAGMPFNNYATLQEPHRPLMSVSDMRSIQMMQNSTGNPRSPVSMLQPQGFAGYSDGAYPLMNAQDANPSSMNHFRIGNSTDNASASFMGFSPPAQSPSWLPLPSPSPANFPSFSMPPFSSSLRYPVLQPVLPHIMSIIPQSLACDLLDVFFTSSSSSHLSPSSPYVVGYVFRKQSFLHPTKPRSCTPGLLASMLWVAAQTSEAAFLTSPPSARGRVCQKLLELTIGLLRPLIHGPATGETSPNYPANMVINGVALGGFGVSMDQLGAQSSATGAVDDVATYVHLATVVSASEYKAASMRWWTAAWSLARELKLGRELPPNATTRQDGEMDSEGDIDVNGNKRQPSSLLGHGPSNSVNNLTEEEREERRRIWWLLYATDRHLALCYNRPLTLLDKECEGLLQPMNDDIWQAGDFSSLNYRRAGPSSECTGHSMFGYFLPLMSILGEIVDLQHARNHPRFGLHFRNSGEWESQAMEISCQLDVYAQSLKEFEARCTSSITLGTGEPDTTREGSNINHVSPSGRSSSTVGSHVSESIVHTKMVVAYGTHIMHVLHILLTGKWDPINLLDDNDLWISSESFITAMGHAVSSAEAASDILEYDPDLSFMPFFFGIYLLQGSFLLLLTADKLQGDASPSVVRACETIVRAHEACVVTLNTEYQRTFRKVMRSALAQVRGRVPEDFGEQQSRRREVLALYRWSGDGSGLAL; translated from the exons ATGACACAATCCCAATCACACGGGCTGGACACACTTGCGGAGGGGTCGCAATATGCGCTGGAACGGCTCCAGCTAGCACGTGAGGCTAATGCTGCCGACCTACCGACCGACCCTAGTAACAATCTCGCCTTGAAGACGTTACAACATTCCCATCATGTCCTCTTTAGCGAAAACAACGATTCCAACTCAGGTCTGAAGGATCCTGAACTGCGTGACTCCCTTGCTGAGGCGCGCTCCGCTATTCGCAAAAATTCATCTGCCACACCGGCGCGTCGAAGAATTAGCCGGGCCTGCGACCAGTGCAATCAATTGCGAACCAAATGTGATGGCCATAACCCCTGTGCGCATTGTGTTG AGTTTGGACTAAGCTGCGAGTACGCCCGCGAGCGCAAGAAGCGTGGGAAAGCGTCGAAAAAGGATATAGCCGCTACTGGAATTACCGAAAGTGATGCAGGCGGCGACAAAAACAATACGTATGTCAAAGGACAGTCTTCGAATGGACAGTCTCTGCATGAATCCAACGAGCATTACGATCGCGCCTTTGATGTCGCGCGGACTTTAGCTGAAGGCGCACAATCTCGGTTGCACAACACGGAGATGGCTGGCTTATCTTCCATGCGACAAAATCAAGCGTCTGTCCAACCACCTTCTCAGCAGCAGATGGGTTCCAACATGGCGGGCATGCCATTTAATAACTACGCAACACTCCAAGAACCCCACCGACCCTTGATGTCCGTGTCGGATATGCGCTCCATACAAATGATGCAAAATTCAACTGGGAACCCTCGGTCGCCGGTTTCAATGCTTCAACCTCAAGGGTTTGCGGGGTATAGCGATGGTGCATATCCTTTGATGAATGCGCAAGACGCGAATCCGAGCTCCATGAACCACTTCCGCATTGGAAACTCGACGGATAACGCATCTGCTTCTTTTATGGGCTTCTCTCCTCCAGCGCAGTCGCCTAGCTGGTTGCCACTCCCTTCCCCATCACCCGCAAACTTCCCTTCCTTCAGTATGCCCCCTTTCTCCAGCTCATTGAGATACCCGGTCTTGCAACCAGTCCTTCCGCATATCATGTCTATTATCCCTCAATCTCTCGCCTGCGATCTCCTTGATGTCTTTTTCActagctcatcatcctcacaTCTTTCTCCGTCATCGCCCTATGTGGTTGGCTATGTCTTCCGCAAGCAATCGTTCCTACATCCCACAAAGCCGCGATCGTGCACCCCTGGACTTCTTGCCAGCATGCTGTGGGTTGCAGCTCAAacaagtgaagctgcttttTTGACATCTCCCCCCTCAGCTCGAGGCCGAGTCTGCCAAAAGCTTCTGGAGCTGACTATTGGCTTACTACGGCCACTAATCCATGGCCCTGCCACTGGAGAAACATCTCCCAATTATCCAGCTAATATGGTGATCAACGGGGtggctctcggtggcttTGGGGTCTCCATGGATCAACTGGGTGCTCAGAGTAGTGCCACTGGCGCAGTGGATGACGTCGCTACATATGTTCACTTGGCGACTGTCGTGTCTGCTAGTGAATATAAGGCTGCAAGTATGCGATGGTGGACAGCTGCCTGGTCTCTCGCGCGAGAGTTGAAACTCGGCCGCGAACTACCGCCTAATGCGACGACCCGTCAAGACGGCGAAATGGATAGTGAGGGGGATATTGATGTGAATGGCAACAAAAGGCAACCGTCTTCTTTACTGGGCCACGGTCCAAGCAACTCTGTGAATAATCTCACAGAGGAAGAACGCGAGGAGCGTCGGCGGATCTGGTGGCTATTGTATGCGACAGATCGCCATCTGGCGCTTTGTTACAATCGACCCTTGACTTTGCTGGATAAAGAGTGCGAGGGATTGTTGCAGCCGATGAACGACGACATCTGGCAAGCGGGcgacttttcttctctcaACTATCGCCGTGCTGGCCCATCATCGGAATGCACTGGCCATAGCAtgtttggatattttttgcCCCTGATGTCCATCCTGGGTGAGATTGTGGATCTACAACATGCCCGTAACCACCCTCGCTTCGGTCTTCATTTTCGGAACAGCGGCGAGTGGGAAAGTCAGGCAATGGAAATCAGCTGCCAGCTCGATGTCTACGCCCAGAGCCTGAAAGAGTTCGAGGCTCGATGTACCAGCTCTATCACTCTCGGGACTGGTGAGCCTGACACCACAAGGGAAGGCTCCAATATCAACCACGTCAGTCCCTCGGGTCGTTCAAGTAGCACAGTAGGATCACATGTGAGCGAGTCCATTGTTCATACGAAGATGGTGGTTGCCTATGGCACTCACATTATGCATGTGCTCCACATTCTGCTGACTGGAAAGTGGGATCCTATCAACCTGCTTGACGATAACGATCTCTGGATCTCTTCTGAGTCGTTTATCACTGCCATGGGCCATGCAGTCAGCTCTGCTGAGGCGGCCTCGGACATTTTGGAATATGACCCCGATTTGAGCTTCAtgcccttcttctttggcaTATATCTTTTGCAAGGTAGCTTCTTGCTACTCTTGACTGCAGATAAACTACAAGGAGATGCCAGTCCCAGTGTTGTTCGAGCCTGCGAAACAATCGTACGAGCGCATGAGGCCTGCGTGGTGACTTTGAACACTGAATATCAG AGAACGTTCCGAAAAGTGATGCGCTCGGCACTGGCTCAAGTCCGCGGCCGTGTCCCAGAGGATTTCGGCGAGCAACAGTCCCGGAGGCGCGAGGTGCTAGCCCTTTACCGCTGGAGCGGCGACGGCAGCGGCCTCGCACTTTGA
- a CDS encoding DNA-directed RNA polymerase — MPYESFDASSLIILDSTPQSQSKIFRRRHGVGGDEMEMKANLELSLKIGEFERASALITRLGHYHPPGSDEYLVIHNRFMRHMVAHMILHREQDMILPLQKWFEVDMPAGGVTPDASSFAIMIRMALRMLHGSKRDRTVRRYWELAQNAGLEEELVGIEVLEDSDVGELSKICSSDMLDLVSKYMKFPEATEASSAVIDNTPEVQAADQKGLGLASLKQSLSLFSGNFEVRLPENFTGTEDEGKQLLADLRQQRLETDSLDSALWRWREDNAERQKFGLNVASDEKRLNGIMSQWHTDLVARIKKELVLVKEALAARIVSLEQKERCEYGVFLQALDPDRLAALTLLSVMSTFSRQGMDKGIKLSILASVVGKELQDELIADTFLKRNKSMDSSRLKALKQTLANRKDKQGRLRWRSLVEKINAENESILWGSRSQVKIGAVLMSMLVEVSKAPVWTEDPATKKRILTMQPAFDHSYQINFGKRSGHIHMNSKLVEIVAREPPAELLARHLPMVCKPRPWTGPRSGGYKVYESNLVRTTPGELLQPAYLKAVLKDDGLKEIRAGLDVLGATGWKINQQVFDVMLEAWNDGGAVGKLAPLNPDLQVPEQPSPDADYATQKQWHHKVREIENLRSGFHSVRCFQNFQLEVARAFRKEVFYLPHNMDFRGRAYPLPPYMNQMGADNSRGLLLFDKGKALGESGMRWLKIQIANLFGFDKASMSEREQFTMNHLDDVLDSANAGLHGRRWWLQAEDPWQLLAACCELRNALQLSKPTEYVSHLPIHQDGSCNGLQHYAALGGDRVGAQQVNLEPSDRPSDVYTGVCEFVKEAIAQDAANGDRLAQRLDGRVTRKIVKQTVMTNVYGVTFLGATRQVKRQLIDYLPDLSNTERNKAAFYIATKIFGALGSMFNGAHEIQYWLGDCAQRITQSVTPEQIEELTQAALVPKDERDDNFATSTDPEKSFRSTVIWTTPLGLPVVQPYRTRKTRRVQTSLQDISLVDPGSDDVVSKRKQLQAFPPNFIHSLDATHMIMSANACHEAGLTFSAVHDSFWTHAADIDQMNLILRDAFVRMHSDDVVGRLGAEFKVRYGKNMFLARISRFGPLGRAIFNHRSRTRITKLQELINEHRRQTLLNSEDPDDQAEGRAMVTPCSLFESLGGTDSDLTTYKTMGTNAIGHIPEIIPDQERMPIGCSIDTNDPAIESLVGDLEMFEAKQISRGEMSKVEDDIHGEPFDQTEQPEQNEQSQSSARSNNSKSRHLTTWLWMPLNFRPVPKKGDWDLTRIRESEYFFS; from the exons ATGCCATACGAGAGCTTCGATGCATCATCCCTGATCATCCTCGACTCGACGCCACAATCGCAATCAAAAATTTTCCGCAGGAGGCATGGTGTTGGCGGTGATGAAATGGAGATGAAGGCGAACTTAGAGCTGTCATTGAAAATTGGGGAATTTGAACGAGCCTCTGCGTTGATCACTCGCCTTGGCCATTATCATCCGCCTGGCTCGGATGAGTATCTCGTTATTCATAACCGTTTTATGAGACACATGGTGGCGCACATGATCCTCCACCGAGAGCAAGACATGATTCTGCCTTTGCAGAAATGGTTCGAAGTTGATATGCCTGCCGGTGGCGTGACCCCAGATGCCAGCAGTTTCGCGATTATGATTCGAATGGCCCTGCGTATGCTACATGGATCGAAGCGCGACAGAACCGTTCGTCGATACTGGGAACTTGCTCAAAACGCGGGCTTGGAGGAAGAGCTTGTCGGCATTGAGGTTCTTGAGGACTCTGATGTTGGTGAGCTGTCTAAG ATTTGCTCCTCAGACATGCTGGACTTGGTCTCGAAATATATGAAATTCCCCGAAGCTACTGAAGCGTCTTCCGCCGTCATCGATAATACCCCCGAAGTGCAAGCTGCCGACCAAAAGGGATTGGGACTGGCATCTCTGAAACAGTCTCTATCCCTCTTCTCTGGCAATTTCGAAGTCCGTTTGCCCGAAAATTTCACAGGTACCGAGGATGAAGGAAAGCAACTGCTTGCGGATCTGAGGCAACAACGACTGGAAACCGACAGTCTCGATTCGGCCCTCTGGCGTTGGCGAGAAGACAATGCAGAGAGACAAAAATTTGGGCTGAACGTTGCCTCCGATGAGAAAAGGCTCAATGGAATCATGAGCCAGTGGCACACCGACCTTGTGGCAAGAATCAAGAAGGAGTTGGTGCTCGTTAAAGAGGCACTTGCGGCCCGTATCGTAAGTTTGGAGCAGAAAGAGCGCTGTGAATATGGGGTTTTTTTGCAAGCCCTCGATCCCGACCGACTAGCTGCACTCACTCTCTTATCTGTGATGTCTACTTTCAGTCGCCAGGGGATGGACAAGGGAATCAAACTCTCTATCCTCGCTTCGGTAGTCGGAAAAGAGTTGCAAGATGAACTCATTGCCGACACCTTTTTGAAAAGGAACAAGTCTATGGATTCCAGTCGCCTCAAGGCACTGAAGCAGACTCTCGCAAACCGCAAAGACAAACAAGGCCGACTTCGATGGCGCTCGCTTGTTGAAAAGATCAATGCAGAAAATGAATCAATCCTATGGGGCTCTCGCTCACAGGTCAAAATCGGTGCTGTCTTGATGAGCATGTTGGTCGAAGTTTCGAAAGCCCCAGTTTGGACCGAGGATCCTGCcaccaaaaaaaggatcCTCACTATGCAACCTGCCTTCGATCACTCTTACCAGATCAATTTCGGAAAACGATCCGGTCATATCCACATGAATAGTAAACTCGTGGAGATTGTTGCCAGGGAGCCACCCGCTGAGCTGTTGGCCCGCCACCTCCCCATGGTTTGCAAACCTAGACCATGGACAGGGCCAAGATCTGGCGGGTACAAGGTTTACGAGTCCAACCTAGTGCGCACTACTCCTGGTGAACTACTGCAACCAGCGTACCTCAAAGCTGTCTTgaaagatgatgggttgaaaGAGATCCGAGCAGGCCTTGATGTTCTTGGTGCCACTGGATGGAAGATCAATCAACAGGTTTTTGACGTGATGCTTGAAGCCTGGAATGACGGTGGAGCTGTGGGAAAACTCGCCCCCTTGAATCCAGACCTGCAGGTGCCAGAACAACCAAGCCCGGACGCCGACTACGCAACCCAAAAGCAGTGGCATCACAAGGTTCGTGAAATTGAAAATCTTCGCTCCGGATTCCATTCTGTTCGATGCTTCCAGAACTTTCAGCTTGAGGTAGCGCGAGCCTTCCGGAAAGAGGTCTTTTATCTGCCTCACAACATGGATTTCCGCGGGAGAGCTTACCCACTCCCTCCTTACATGAATCAGATGGGGGCTGATAACTCAAGAGGGTTGCTTCTTTTCGATAAGGGCAAGGCACTTGGGGAATCCGGCATGCGCTGGTTGAAAATTCAGATTGCAAACCTGTTTGGATTTGATAAAGCGAGCATGTCTGAACGGGAGCAATTCACAATGAACCATTTGGACGATGTTCTCGACTCTGCCAATGCAGGACTCCATGGACGACGGTGGTGGCTCCAGGCTGAGGATCCATGGCAGCTTTTGGCAGCGTGTTGCGAGCTACGCAACGCCTTGCAGCTCTCTAAGCCCACGGAATATGTCTCCCATCTTCCAATTCACCAAGATGGCTCTTGCAATGGACTTCAACATTATGCCGCTCTGGGTGGTGACCGTGTCGGCGCCCAGCAGGTCAATCTTGAACCATCCGATCGCCCTTCAGACGTCTACACCGGTGTGTGCGAGTTCGTTAAGGAAGCCATTGCGCAGGACGCAGCCAATGGCGATCGTTTAGCTCAGCGTCTCGACGGCAGAGTCACTAGAAAGATTGTAAAGCAGACGGTCATGACTAACGTCTACGGCGTGACCTTTTTGGGGGCGACCAGACAGGTTAAAAGGCAGCTTATCGACTATCTCCCTGATCTAAGCAACACAGAGAGGAACAAGGCGGCCTTTTACATCGCAACAAAGATCTTTGGCGCTCTCGGGTCCATGTTTAATGGAGCCCATGAGATCCAGTATTGGCTTGGCGATTGTGCCCAACGCATTACACAGTCTGTGACACCAGAGCAAATTGAGGAGCTCACGCAAGCAGCATTAGTACCCAAGGATGAACGCGACGACAATTTTGCGACATCTACTGACCCGGAGAAATCCTTCCGATCCACTGTGATTTGGACGACCCCCCTGGGTCTCCCAGTAGTCCAGCCCTATCGCACTCGCAAGACACGGCGTGTTCAGACCAGCTTACAAGACATCAGTCTCGTTGATCCCGGCTCTGATGATGTTGTTTCAAAGCGCAAGCAGCTTCAGGCCTTCCCGCCGAACTTCATCCATTCTCTTGATGCCACACATATGATCATGTCCGCCAATGCATGCCATGAAGCGGGTTTAACATTTTCCGCTGTCCATGATTCATTCTGGACTCATGCTGCCGATATCGACCAGATGAACCTCATCCTTCGAGATGCCTTCGTTCGCATGCACTCTGATGATGTTGTTGGGCGCCTTGGCGCTGAATTCAAAGTGCGATATGGCAAGAATATGTTCCTGGCACGAATTTCTCGCTTCGGCCCCTTGGGTCGGGCGATCTTCAATCATCGCAGCCGCACCAGGATTACCAAACTCCAAGAGTTGATCAACGAACATCGACGGCAGACTCTACTCAACTCGGAAGATCCGGACGATCAGGCCGAGGGTCGTGCTATGGTGACACCCTGCAGTCTCTTTGAATCTTTGGGGGGTACAGACTCTGACCTCACCACCTACAAAACCATGGGAACGAACGCGATTGGGCACATTCCAGAAATCATTCCAGATCAAGAACGGATGCCGATAGGATGTTCAATCGACACCAACGACCCGGCTATTGAGAGCCTGGTTGGCGACCTCGAGATGTTTGAGGCGAAGCAGATATCCCGTGGTGAGATGTCCAAAGTCGAGGACGATATCCATGGTGAACCCTTCGATCAGACCGAGCAACCGGAGCAGAACGAACAGTCCCAAAGCTCTGCGCGGTCCAACAACAGCAAGTCGCGCCACTTAACCACGTGGTTATGGATGCCTCTGAACTTCCGTCCCGTTCCTAAAAAGGGCGACTGGGACCTGACCCGAATTCGTGAAAGTGAATACTTCTTCTCATGA
- a CDS encoding DUF92 domain protein, with product MQPYIAIPLVLGLVYRAWSRKSLTSLGLVVAGCSAFAHALHPWSAPVALLAVFYLGGTKVTKVKQEVKSRLTLSATGTAGGEGPRNHLQVLANSIVATILSIAHAIILAHTAGPKSCFSLGQNAADILIVGIVANYAAVAADTFSSELGILSKSKPRLITSLSLRQVPPGTNGGVTATGLGAGLLGSFIVSATSAAVLPFCASAGLKDRALWTVALTLWGTLGSVLDSVLGGLLQASVVDKRSGKVVEGNGGRKVLIHPSTGKSVLTGDRTAKTTGSIHNAALRGIQVTHVPEETQESRCLETGHDWLDNNGVNLLMAATMSVGAMGISQWFWGLDVLDLLV from the exons ATGCAACCATATATAGCTATACCTCTTGTGCTTGGACTCGTCTATCGAGCTTGGTCGCGCAAGTCCCTTACCTCGCTCGGTTTGGTAGTTGCGGGATGTTCAGCCTTTGCACACGCTCTCCATCCATGGTCGGCACCAGTCGCGCTTCTTGCAGTATTCTATCTTGGCGGGACTAAGGTCACAAAG GTAAAACAAGAGGTCAAGTCTCGTCTGACACTTTCGGCAACCGGCACAGCAGGCGGCGAAGGCCCCCGGAACCATCTCCAAGTTCTGGCAAACTCCATTGTCGCTACCATATTGTCAATCGCTCATGCGATTATTCTGGCCCACACAGCGGGCCCTAAATCATGTTTCTCACTCGGCCAGAATGCAGCTGACATCTTAATCGTCGGAATTGTAGC AAACTACGCCGCTGTCGCTGCAGACACCTTCTCCTCCGAGCTCGGCATTCTCTCGAAATCTAAACCCCGCCTGATTACTTCGTTGAGTCTACGTCAAGTCCCTCCCGGTACAAATGGTGGCGTTACCGCGACTGGTCTTGGGGCTGGTCTTCTGGGGTCGTTCATTGTTTCCGCGACATCTGCTGCAGTACTTCCGTTCTGCGCTAGTGCCGGATTAAAGGATCGGGCTCTGTGGACCGTCGCTTTGACTCTTTGGGGTACATTGGGTAGTGTCCTTGATAGTGTTCTTGGTGGACTTTTGCAGGCTAGTGTTGTCGATAAGAGGAGCGGGAAGGTTGTAGAGGGGAATGGTGGCAGGAAG GTTCTCATTCACCCTTCCACTGGTAAGTCGGTTCTTACTGGTGATCGCACTGCCAAAACCACTGGTAGCATTCACAACGCTGCATTGCGTGGCATCCAGGTGACACATGTCCCCGAGGAAACTCAGGAAAGTCGTTGTCTTGAAACTGGTCACGACTGGCTAGATAACAATGGCGTCAACCTCCTCATGGCTGCGACTATGAGTGTTGGGGCTATGGGTATTTCACAGTGGTTCTGGGGGCTGGATGTGCTCGATTTGCTGGTGTAA